The Pirellulales bacterium genome includes a window with the following:
- a CDS encoding PfkB family carbohydrate kinase has product MSIDCLSVGILVADHGCAPIDHAPAAGELVLTEGLSLSIGGCAANAAIDLARVGVGVGVVGAVGQDVFGQFIVETLEAGGVETDSVRRPAGVGTSGTLIVNVRGQDRRFVHTMGANARFTAGDIPLERVRAAKVLYVGGYLLMPALAAEELAEVFRQARRWGVTTVLDIVLPGPGDHWAQLAPVLGETDLFLPNTDEAAAITGLKDPRAQAARFRDAGAGTVVITCGGDGTVLVSKTDRLHAGVYPVSYVGGTGAGDAFDAGYIAGLLAGCDPRGCLAWASALGASCVRSISATESVFTRGELETFLAEHALAVESW; this is encoded by the coding sequence ATGAGTATTGACTGCCTAAGCGTGGGCATTCTGGTCGCCGACCACGGCTGCGCGCCGATCGATCATGCTCCGGCGGCCGGCGAGCTGGTGTTGACCGAGGGCCTGTCCCTGTCGATCGGCGGCTGCGCGGCAAACGCCGCCATCGACCTGGCCCGCGTCGGCGTTGGCGTGGGGGTCGTTGGCGCGGTGGGCCAGGATGTCTTCGGTCAATTCATTGTCGAAACGCTCGAAGCCGGCGGCGTCGAAACCGATAGCGTCCGCCGACCGGCCGGCGTCGGCACCTCGGGCACGTTGATCGTGAACGTGCGCGGGCAGGATCGGCGCTTCGTTCACACCATGGGAGCGAACGCCCGTTTCACGGCGGGCGACATTCCGCTCGAGCGCGTGCGCGCCGCCAAGGTCCTTTACGTCGGCGGTTATCTGCTCATGCCGGCGCTTGCGGCTGAAGAATTGGCCGAAGTCTTTCGCCAGGCCCGTCGCTGGGGCGTGACGACCGTTCTCGACATCGTGTTGCCCGGACCAGGCGATCATTGGGCGCAACTGGCCCCGGTGCTCGGCGAAACGGATCTGTTTCTGCCCAACACCGACGAGGCGGCGGCGATCACGGGCCTTAAGGATCCTCGCGCACAGGCGGCGCGATTCCGCGATGCGGGCGCCGGCACGGTCGTAATCACCTGCGGCGGTGACGGAACGGTGTTGGTCTCGAAAACCGATCGTTTGCACGCCGGCGTCTATCCCGTCAGTTACGTCGGCGGAACCGGCGCGGGGGACGCCTTTGACGCCGGCTATATCGCCGGATTATTGGCCGGCTGCGATCCGCGCGGCTGCCTTGCCTGGGCCAGCGCCCTGGGAGCCAGTTGCGTGCGGTCGATCAGTGCCACGGAAAGTGTGTTTACGCGCGGCGAGTTGGAGACCTTCCTGGCCGAACATGCACTGGCGGTCGAAAGCTGGTAG